The nucleotide sequence AGCATTGCAGCTTTGTTAGCCGTAACATTGGCATCTGATAAGTTACAGAGCGAAGAGAAAAATGAAGCTGATCATCCTGTTTCGATTCTACAAAAACTGGCATTTCCATATTATGCGATGTTTGCGACATCAGCCCAATGGATATACGGTTATTTCGATGCTGAAATGCCAATTAACACAAAAGTCGCTTGGTGGACAGTTTTTCTTGCTGGCGACGGACTTAATTCAGCTAAGGATATTGTGCAAGCATGCAATACATGCAAGGCCAGACATGAAGATCCCCCTGGTGGCTCTTGTACCCAAGATACAATGACGGCCGTACAAAGTGTTCTTCTAAATTTAGTTGCTGGATATATAGGGTGGCACTTAACAAATTCAAACACTTTCAATCGCAGTTTAAAGTGCCAAGATACAGAAAATCTCTCGATTGTAGAAAAGAGTGCAATTATGTTTCACACTTATGTTTTAGCAGGCTTTCGGAGAATAATCGGTTACTGCAATAGACCTTTGCCAGTTTGGGTAGAACCTGGGTGGTGGGTAGCTCTCGTTATTGTAGATGGCATTATATTTGGTAGAGCTACTCAAATGGAGAACGCTTACAACTCATGCGTGGCCAATCATATAGATCTTCTTAGCGGATCTTGTCAAGATGACCTATTGACTGTCTTACACGGCATTGTAAGAACTGTTACATTTGGGATTATaccaaaaataattattttattcaGCAAACAGTGTCACGTCTGCCATGGAACGCTAAAAAGAAATGATATGTGTTTAGAAATAGGCgagaaatcaaaatcaaaacaTGAAACATTAAACACCAATGGAACGCTCCATaacaatttaaagaaagatgaaaatgacTTTCGAGTGCCAGGGAGAAATTAATCTGGGGGAATGAAAATTGACGCAATGGGActttgtttttctttggtACGTTGAAGAATGGTTCACACAAGACTACTTTAATCGGACTATATCAGCATGTCTGGGACTTCGAGGGGGGTAGAAGAGGCAAAATAAAGCACGGCCGGCGGCActaattttattttattttgttagaattgaaacaaGCATTAATTTTGTTGCCACCCTAGAATTGAGGAAGCGAACTAGCCAAGgcaaaagaaagaagaaaaaaaatgttatATTATGAGTTTCATT is from Naumovozyma castellii chromosome 6, complete genome and encodes:
- the NCAS0F04100 gene encoding uncharacterized protein, translating into MKLLAAYSIAALLAVTLASDKLQSEEKNEADHPVSILQKLAFPYYAMFATSAQWIYGYFDAEMPINTKVAWWTVFLAGDGLNSAKDIVQACNTCKARHEDPPGGSCTQDTMTAVQSVLLNLVAGYIGWHLTNSNTFNRSLKCQDTENLSIVEKSAIMFHTYVLAGFRRIIGYCNRPLPVWVEPGWWVALVIVDGIIFGRATQMENAYNSCVANHIDLLSGSCQDDLLTVLHGIVRTVTFGIIPKIIILFSKQCHVCHGTLKRNDMCLEIGEKSKSKHETLNTNGTLHNNLKKDENDFRVPGRN